A stretch of Chitinophaga caeni DNA encodes these proteins:
- a CDS encoding efflux RND transporter periplasmic adaptor subunit: MNKSYYLLPVLALSIAACGGGGNNQRAKDSLKLVELKKEVADLEAKLKEGDTSKTVKMKNVQVASVSDTTFYHYIDVQGSVDARENVQVSTRSQGGVITAIYVKEGQYVKKGQVLAQIDDQVQRAGIEELKTQLQLAEDLYRKQANLWSQKIGSEVQYLNAKNQKEALEKKLTTMKEQLALNQIVSPINGTVDAVIAKLGDIASPAVPAFRVVNTNDLKVVANIAETFAAKVKTGDQVVVSFPDINKEIHTKIGFASKTIDPISRTIKVEIPLANTAELRPNMIAHIKIIDYKAADAIVIPVNVIQYSLGKPYVMIIYKEGDKLVAGRKTVELGRTYDDKAEIISGLKVGEQIVTTGYQGLNEGDQVQL, encoded by the coding sequence ATGAACAAAAGTTATTATTTACTTCCCGTTTTAGCCTTGTCTATCGCTGCTTGTGGCGGTGGAGGCAATAATCAAAGGGCCAAGGATTCCCTCAAGCTTGTTGAACTTAAGAAGGAAGTGGCCGACCTGGAAGCTAAATTGAAAGAAGGTGATACCAGCAAGACTGTTAAAATGAAGAATGTGCAGGTCGCTAGCGTTAGCGATACCACTTTTTATCATTATATCGATGTGCAAGGTAGCGTAGATGCCAGGGAAAATGTACAGGTATCTACCCGCTCCCAAGGTGGTGTTATCACCGCGATATACGTTAAAGAAGGACAATATGTGAAGAAAGGACAAGTGTTAGCACAAATCGACGACCAGGTGCAACGTGCCGGGATAGAAGAATTGAAAACACAGTTACAATTAGCCGAAGACCTGTACCGCAAACAAGCGAACCTTTGGTCCCAGAAAATTGGTAGCGAAGTACAATACCTCAACGCGAAGAATCAAAAGGAAGCGCTGGAAAAAAAGTTAACAACCATGAAGGAACAATTGGCGTTGAACCAAATCGTTTCCCCGATTAATGGTACGGTAGATGCGGTTATTGCCAAGCTCGGTGATATCGCTTCCCCTGCTGTCCCGGCTTTCCGCGTAGTAAATACCAACGATCTCAAGGTAGTAGCCAATATTGCTGAAACTTTTGCAGCTAAAGTGAAAACAGGGGATCAAGTAGTGGTATCATTCCCCGATATCAACAAGGAAATTCATACCAAGATAGGTTTTGCTTCCAAGACAATTGATCCCATTAGCAGGACCATCAAGGTTGAAATACCGTTGGCTAATACGGCTGAACTTCGCCCGAATATGATCGCGCATATCAAGATTATCGATTATAAAGCTGCGGATGCCATCGTGATACCGGTAAATGTTATCCAATACTCCCTCGGTAAACCTTACGTGATGATCATCTACAAAGAAGGAGACAAGCTGGTTGCCGGTAGGAAAACAGTTGAGCTAGGCAGGACTTACGATGATAAAGCAGAAATTATTTCCGGCTTGAAAGTGGGTGAACAAATCGTCACAACCGGTTACCAAGGCCTGAACGAAGGCGACCAGGTACAGCTCTAA
- a CDS encoding TolC family protein, translating to MQLNWKLLCSWVARMLILMNANAQTQSPNSTSNSAPTPLSIQEAIDYALQNQAAVKTAKIDELIQLAKNREVSGMALPNVSATGQFQDNPVIQKQLIDASNFSDTIPKGTLVPFAFGLKYNLVGQVVLNQVLFDPSVMVALQARKTLEEMARKNVARTKIDVKESVYKSYYGVLVNKKAHEIILENIQRVERTLFETKEIYKNGFAEKLDVDRLTVQLTNLKTEEIRLKNALEVNTALLKFQIGMPIQTPVILTDTLSIEQVKAQMQDVQDFDYKQRPDYDYLDVSKQALEYDLKRYKLNALPSLSLSAAGGASRASNEFDYFKSRVWYGYAYYSLNLNVPIFTGLQRRRQVDQAALNVEKANVNLENMRLSIDLEQVQATANFRDNIQSLTAQEDNMQLATDVYETTIVKYREGVGSSTEMITAETGLLTAQNNYFTALYNAILAKISYLKAYGKL from the coding sequence ATGCAACTAAATTGGAAGCTCCTGTGCTCATGGGTGGCCAGGATGCTGATTCTTATGAATGCCAACGCTCAAACTCAAAGTCCCAATTCGACGAGTAACTCGGCGCCAACCCCGCTGAGCATACAGGAAGCTATTGATTATGCTTTGCAAAATCAAGCTGCTGTTAAAACAGCCAAGATCGATGAATTAATCCAGCTAGCAAAAAACCGCGAAGTAAGCGGGATGGCTTTGCCGAATGTTAGCGCTACAGGCCAATTCCAGGATAACCCGGTTATCCAGAAACAATTGATCGATGCGTCTAACTTCAGTGATACCATTCCGAAAGGAACGCTGGTGCCTTTTGCTTTCGGATTAAAATATAACCTGGTAGGACAAGTGGTTTTAAACCAGGTGCTGTTCGATCCCAGTGTAATGGTGGCATTACAGGCCCGGAAAACCCTGGAAGAAATGGCACGTAAAAATGTAGCCCGCACGAAGATCGATGTAAAGGAATCGGTTTACAAATCCTATTACGGTGTGTTGGTTAACAAGAAAGCGCATGAAATCATCCTGGAAAACATTCAAAGGGTAGAAAGAACTTTATTCGAAACGAAGGAAATCTATAAAAATGGCTTTGCCGAAAAACTGGATGTTGACCGCCTAACCGTGCAGCTCACCAACCTGAAAACGGAAGAAATCCGCTTGAAAAATGCATTGGAAGTAAATACGGCCTTACTTAAGTTTCAAATCGGTATGCCGATTCAAACGCCGGTTATTTTAACCGACACCCTTAGTATTGAACAGGTGAAAGCGCAAATGCAGGATGTACAAGATTTTGACTATAAACAACGCCCGGATTACGATTACCTCGACGTTTCCAAGCAAGCCCTGGAATATGATTTAAAACGTTATAAGTTGAATGCCCTGCCTTCTTTATCATTATCCGCCGCAGGCGGCGCCTCAAGGGCCAGTAATGAATTCGATTATTTCAAATCGAGGGTTTGGTACGGCTACGCTTATTATAGCCTTAACTTGAACGTTCCGATCTTTACAGGTTTACAAAGAAGGCGGCAGGTCGACCAGGCCGCGTTGAACGTGGAAAAAGCAAATGTTAATTTAGAGAATATGCGTCTTTCAATTGACTTGGAACAGGTGCAGGCCACGGCTAATTTCAGGGATAATATCCAATCCTTAACAGCCCAGGAAGATAATATGCAGTTGGCAACGGATGTATACGAAACGACGATCGTTAAATACCGCGAAGGTGTGGGTTCCAGCACGGAAATGATTACCGCTGAAACCGGTTTATTAACGGCGCAAAATAACTATTTCACCGCTTTGTACAACGCTATCTTAGCCAAGATCAGCTACCTCAAAGCTTATGGTAAATTATAA
- a CDS encoding TetR/AcrR family transcriptional regulator: protein MEVQERILDTAFMLFRQFGTRSITMDDIAVKMGISKKTLYAHFEDKDDLVFHAISRYLNVMQAQCEEGKEQSKDALEEMFLVMKMLEDKLRNMNPVALLDLQKFHAKSYQRFEEYKDVYIVETIKENLKRGIAEGLYREDIDIEIMSQFRAASCLICFRPDLFNMSGLDVGRVQRVLLEHFLFGISSTKGYKLIEKYKQKLP from the coding sequence ATGGAAGTCCAAGAGCGAATATTAGATACGGCATTCATGCTGTTCCGGCAATTTGGTACAAGGTCTATCACCATGGACGATATTGCCGTGAAGATGGGAATCTCCAAGAAAACTTTGTACGCGCATTTTGAAGATAAGGATGATCTCGTTTTTCATGCCATATCTAGGTATTTGAACGTCATGCAGGCGCAGTGTGAAGAGGGGAAAGAACAATCTAAGGATGCCCTGGAAGAAATGTTTTTAGTGATGAAGATGTTGGAAGATAAGTTGCGGAATATGAACCCTGTTGCATTGCTCGATCTTCAAAAATTTCATGCTAAATCCTACCAGAGATTTGAAGAATACAAGGATGTATATATCGTGGAAACCATCAAGGAAAACTTAAAGCGTGGAATTGCCGAAGGTTTGTACCGTGAAGATATTGATATAGAAATTATGTCACAATTCCGGGCCGCATCTTGCCTGATCTGCTTCAGACCCGACCTCTTCAATATGAGCGGGCTGGATGTTGGACGCGTGCAAAGGGTGCTGCTGGAACATTTCTTATTCGGTATCTCCAGTACAAAAGGCTATAAACTTATTGAAAAATACAAGCAAAAATTACCCTAA
- a CDS encoding DUF502 domain-containing protein translates to MSPKLRFKIFLSRILRYFFQGLLILAPIGITVFTIYWVFVSIDNLVPRDLVPVDAPYNILKYKGVGFAFVLILIIGVGYLSSSFIVSRIFDMFDHLLEKTPFIKYIYSSVKDVFDAFVGEKKKFDHPVLANIYGEDVWELGFITQQDVTSLGLDNDYIAVYVPHAYAITGKVFMVRRAKVKELSNVSAGEAMKFAVSGGVTQIHGDAGSEK, encoded by the coding sequence ATGTCGCCAAAGCTTCGCTTCAAGATTTTTCTTTCCCGGATCCTCAGATATTTCTTCCAGGGACTATTGATATTGGCTCCGATCGGGATTACCGTTTTTACTATTTACTGGGTATTCGTCAGCATTGATAACCTGGTACCTAGGGACCTCGTCCCGGTGGATGCGCCTTATAATATCCTGAAATACAAAGGTGTCGGCTTTGCATTCGTGCTGATCCTGATAATAGGCGTTGGATACTTGAGTTCCTCTTTTATCGTGAGCCGCATTTTCGATATGTTTGATCACCTGTTGGAGAAAACACCATTTATCAAGTATATCTATTCCTCCGTGAAAGATGTGTTCGATGCCTTCGTAGGGGAAAAGAAGAAATTTGATCATCCCGTGTTGGCTAATATTTACGGCGAAGATGTTTGGGAGCTGGGGTTCATCACGCAACAGGATGTGACCAGCCTGGGATTGGACAATGACTACATTGCCGTATATGTACCGCACGCTTACGCCATCACCGGCAAAGTATTCATGGTGCGCCGCGCCAAGGTGAAAGAGTTGTCGAACGTATCGGCAGGGGAAGCGATGAAGTTTGCCGTTTCGGGGGGCGTTACACAAATACATGGTGATGCGGGCTCCGAAAAATAG
- a CDS encoding zinc dependent phospholipase C family protein, which produces MKSIVCLSILLIAIAIIPFKSGAWGFFAHKRINRLAVYSLPPGMLVLFKPGLEYVTEHACDPDKRRYMIPAEGPRHYIDIDLYGTYPYPELPRNYRDALAKFGRDSLQSRGILPWHFEWMLARLTKAFDTTDTRYILKIATELGHYVADAHVPLHACSNHNGQFSQQEGIHGLWESKIPELVADADFNYWVGKARYIDDPGSFIWKVILESAAAADTVLRLEKQLSDSLPLQQKYSFTLRSNQLVYQYSEMYTRAYQELLGDMVQRRMRNAIFAVASCWYTAWINAGQPVLDKHFSPTATSAEETEIQKLNQHWRKGKIFGRNHE; this is translated from the coding sequence ATGAAATCCATTGTTTGCCTTAGCATATTGCTAATTGCCATCGCTATTATCCCGTTCAAAAGCGGAGCCTGGGGGTTCTTTGCACATAAACGCATCAACCGGCTGGCTGTCTACAGTTTGCCGCCTGGTATGTTGGTGCTTTTTAAACCGGGATTGGAATATGTTACAGAACATGCCTGTGACCCTGATAAACGCCGCTATATGATCCCCGCGGAAGGCCCGAGGCATTATATAGATATTGACCTTTACGGCACTTATCCTTACCCGGAGCTCCCGAGAAACTACCGGGATGCCTTGGCCAAATTTGGCCGGGATAGCTTGCAGTCCCGCGGTATCCTGCCCTGGCATTTTGAATGGATGCTTGCCCGGCTTACGAAAGCTTTTGACACTACAGATACTCGCTACATACTTAAAATTGCAACGGAGCTGGGGCATTATGTTGCGGATGCACATGTGCCTTTACATGCTTGCAGCAATCATAACGGGCAATTCTCGCAACAGGAAGGGATTCACGGTTTATGGGAGAGCAAGATTCCCGAATTGGTAGCCGATGCCGACTTTAATTATTGGGTCGGTAAAGCCCGCTACATCGATGATCCCGGGAGCTTTATCTGGAAAGTCATATTGGAAAGCGCCGCTGCTGCGGATACCGTTTTACGCTTAGAAAAACAGTTGAGCGACAGTTTACCCTTGCAACAGAAATACAGCTTTACCTTGCGGAGCAACCAATTAGTTTACCAGTATTCCGAAATGTATACCCGTGCCTACCAGGAATTATTAGGCGACATGGTACAACGAAGAATGCGGAATGCTATCTTTGCAGTAGCAAGTTGTTGGTACACGGCTTGGATCAATGCCGGTCAACCTGTATTGGACAAGCATTTCAGTCCAACTGCAACAAGCGCCGAAGAAACCGAAATACAGAAATTAAATCAACATTGGAGAAAAGGGAAAATATTTGGCCGGAACCATGAGTAA
- the serC gene encoding 3-phosphoserine/phosphohydroxythreonine transaminase — protein sequence MEKANNEFNLDRTMKVHNFNAGPSVLPNEVLYKASKALIDYDGTGMSILEIGHRTEYFMAVMDEARSLARELMQLDDDFEVLFLHGGASTQFMQVPMNLLDSGETAAYIDTGVWSNKAIKEAKLFGYVDVIASSKEGGYNYIPKQFNIPGQAKYLHITSNNTIYGTQWHEMPKTDLPIVVDMSSDILSRQMDYNQFSLIFAGVQKNMGAAGATMVAIRKSLLGKVGRKIPTMLDYQQHIENGSMLNTPPVFAVYISMLTLRWLKSQGGLAGIEKINAKKAALLYDEIDHNPLFRGTAVKEDRSLMNVCFVMDKPELEEEFLKFCKKEDIVGIRGHRTVGGFRASIYNALPYESVEVMVEAMKYFSLKKV from the coding sequence GTGGAAAAAGCTAACAACGAATTCAATCTAGATCGTACAATGAAGGTGCACAATTTTAACGCGGGCCCTTCTGTATTGCCAAACGAAGTACTGTACAAAGCGAGCAAGGCATTGATTGATTATGATGGTACTGGGATGTCGATACTTGAAATTGGTCACCGCACGGAATATTTTATGGCAGTTATGGATGAAGCGCGTTCACTTGCAAGGGAATTAATGCAATTGGACGACGACTTCGAGGTATTATTCCTCCATGGCGGCGCCAGCACACAATTCATGCAAGTCCCGATGAACTTGCTGGATAGTGGGGAAACAGCTGCTTACATCGATACCGGTGTATGGTCTAACAAGGCCATCAAGGAAGCGAAGCTGTTCGGTTATGTAGATGTAATTGCCAGCTCCAAGGAAGGTGGTTACAATTATATACCGAAACAATTTAACATTCCCGGCCAAGCAAAATATTTGCATATCACGTCTAACAATACGATTTACGGTACCCAGTGGCACGAAATGCCCAAGACGGATCTACCGATCGTAGTGGATATGAGCAGCGATATATTGAGCAGGCAGATGGACTATAACCAGTTTTCGCTCATCTTTGCGGGTGTGCAGAAAAACATGGGTGCAGCGGGCGCTACGATGGTAGCCATTCGCAAGAGCTTGCTTGGGAAAGTTGGTCGTAAAATACCTACCATGCTCGATTATCAACAACATATCGAGAATGGCTCCATGTTGAATACCCCTCCCGTATTTGCCGTGTATATATCCATGCTAACGCTCCGTTGGTTGAAGAGCCAAGGTGGATTAGCCGGTATCGAAAAAATAAATGCCAAGAAGGCCGCATTGTTATATGATGAGATCGACCACAATCCTTTATTCCGAGGCACTGCCGTTAAGGAAGACCGTAGCTTGATGAACGTTTGCTTCGTGATGGATAAGCCGGAACTGGAAGAGGAGTTCTTGAAATTCTGTAAAAAAGAAGATATTGTAGGCATCCGTGGGCACCGCACCGTTGGTGGATTCAGGGCATCTATCTACAATGCATTACCATATGAAAGCGTGGAAGTGATGGTAGAAGCGATGAAGTATTTCAGCTTGAAAAAAGTATAA
- a CDS encoding DUF1015 domain-containing protein, with the protein MAKIQPFAALRPKVDVASKVAARPYDVLSSDEAKAEASGNPHSFYHVSKSEIDLPAGTDIHSPEVYAKAAENLKALRENGTLIQENQPCYYIYKLIMHGRSQVGLVCVSSVDDYNNDIIKKHEFTRPEKEQDRINHITATRAQTGNVFLAYNDVPSINSIIDSWQEHHSPVYDFVAEDGITHTIWVMNEPGTVQEITKLFASEVPCTYIADGHHRAASAALVHNSLQSEASAWFLTTIFPASQLAILDYNRVVKDLNGHSKEEFLSALEYDFTIEAVGHSPKKPAMLHEFGMYLDKTWYHLVAREGTYTTDPIGVLDVTILQNNVLDKLLGIKDPRTDKRIDFVGGIRGLEALIKRVDSGEMQVAFALYPVTIQQLFDISDSGNVMPPKSTWFEPKLRDGLLTHVV; encoded by the coding sequence ATGGCTAAAATTCAACCCTTCGCGGCATTAAGACCCAAGGTCGATGTAGCTTCCAAAGTAGCTGCCCGCCCTTACGATGTATTATCTTCCGATGAAGCTAAAGCGGAAGCTTCCGGCAACCCGCACTCCTTTTACCATGTATCCAAATCGGAGATCGATTTACCGGCGGGTACTGATATACATAGCCCTGAAGTATATGCGAAAGCGGCGGAAAACTTGAAAGCGCTCCGCGAAAACGGTACCTTGATCCAAGAAAATCAGCCATGCTATTATATTTACAAATTGATTATGCATGGCCGTTCACAGGTGGGCTTAGTTTGCGTATCATCTGTTGATGACTATAATAATGATATCATCAAGAAACACGAATTTACCCGCCCGGAAAAAGAACAGGATCGCATCAACCACATAACGGCCACCAGGGCACAAACAGGGAATGTTTTCCTAGCTTATAACGACGTGCCTTCTATCAATAGCATCATCGATTCGTGGCAAGAGCATCATAGCCCCGTTTACGATTTCGTTGCCGAAGATGGAATTACCCACACGATCTGGGTGATGAACGAACCCGGCACCGTGCAGGAAATTACGAAGCTCTTCGCCTCCGAGGTACCTTGCACCTATATTGCAGATGGTCACCACAGGGCGGCGTCGGCGGCATTGGTGCATAATTCTTTGCAATCTGAAGCCTCCGCGTGGTTCCTGACCACTATTTTCCCGGCCAGCCAATTAGCTATTTTAGACTATAACAGGGTGGTGAAAGACTTAAATGGTCATTCTAAAGAAGAATTTTTGTCGGCTTTAGAATACGATTTCACGATCGAGGCAGTTGGCCATTCCCCTAAAAAACCGGCAATGCTGCACGAATTTGGCATGTACCTTGATAAAACCTGGTATCATTTAGTAGCCCGGGAGGGAACCTATACCACGGATCCGATCGGCGTGCTCGATGTTACGATATTACAAAACAACGTACTGGATAAATTATTGGGTATAAAGGATCCGCGAACCGATAAACGTATCGACTTCGTGGGCGGTATCAGGGGTTTGGAAGCATTGATCAAAAGGGTTGACAGCGGTGAGATGCAAGTAGCATTCGCGCTTTACCCGGTTACGATCCAACAGCTATTCGATATTTCCGACAGCGGAAATGTTATGCCTCCCAAATCTACCTGGTTTGAGCCTAAATTACGCGATGGGTTGCTGACACACGTCGTATAA
- a CDS encoding tetratricopeptide repeat protein: MEWRKVSFRFLFTLAIIIISTAGIRAQDASELHNTAKSFMRSGDYANAILVLNQAIQQEPNDLQLKRELGFAYYLKGDMARAKNVIEPLLDKRGADVQLYQIAGNIYIAREEWKNAEKLYNRGIKKFPNRGELYNDYGQLLQTMKNFDGALHTWVKGIEVDPVFPGNYYNAATSYFYTKAPIWSIIYGETFVNLESYTTRTAEMRNVIIEAYKKMFDDPALFSSIPDIESNKKSKKNAVNNFLEAYKGTIAKQLSVVTTGIEVENLIMLRTRFILDWFNFSDEKYPLALFDFHQQLLKDGMFEAYNQWLFGPVSNQSAYKAWTSLHQDEYNRFSKYQRDHPFKPRKDEFYDDNNTKISQ; encoded by the coding sequence ATGGAATGGCGCAAAGTTAGTTTTCGATTCTTATTCACATTAGCAATCATCATCATTAGTACGGCGGGAATTCGAGCGCAGGATGCCAGCGAATTGCATAATACAGCTAAGAGCTTCATGCGTAGCGGAGATTATGCCAACGCGATCCTGGTATTGAACCAAGCAATACAGCAAGAACCGAATGACTTGCAATTGAAGCGGGAATTAGGGTTTGCTTATTACCTGAAAGGAGACATGGCCCGGGCTAAGAACGTGATTGAGCCTTTATTAGACAAAAGGGGCGCCGATGTCCAATTATACCAAATAGCGGGCAATATTTACATTGCACGCGAGGAATGGAAAAATGCGGAAAAGCTGTACAACAGGGGGATTAAGAAGTTTCCAAACAGGGGAGAACTTTATAATGATTATGGACAATTGCTTCAAACGATGAAGAATTTCGATGGGGCATTACATACCTGGGTGAAAGGAATTGAAGTAGATCCGGTATTCCCTGGAAACTACTATAATGCGGCCACTTCATATTTTTATACGAAGGCGCCCATCTGGTCGATTATTTACGGCGAAACATTCGTGAACTTGGAAAGCTATACCACGCGTACTGCCGAGATGCGGAACGTAATTATCGAAGCCTATAAAAAAATGTTCGATGACCCGGCTTTATTCAGCAGTATTCCTGATATAGAAAGCAACAAGAAATCGAAGAAAAACGCGGTCAATAATTTCTTAGAAGCATACAAAGGTACTATAGCCAAACAATTAAGTGTTGTCACTACCGGGATAGAAGTTGAAAACCTGATCATGTTAAGAACGAGGTTTATCTTGGATTGGTTTAATTTCAGCGATGAAAAATATCCCTTGGCCTTGTTCGACTTTCATCAACAATTGTTGAAAGATGGCATGTTCGAGGCTTACAACCAATGGTTATTCGGTCCCGTATCTAACCAATCGGCATATAAAGCCTGGACCAGCTTACACCAGGATGAATATAACCGGTTCAGCAAATATCAAAGGGATCATCCTTTTAAACCTAGGAAAGATGAGTTTTATGACGACAACAATACCAAGATAAGCCAGTAA
- the paaN gene encoding phenylacetic acid degradation protein PaaN: protein MLVEKHQNIIDNAVKANHERTFFAQYPEHPKAYGEDAPAKGEQEFKSLLNQPFEKLKQKVITGWTGEEVSPYTQEPLGITYPTMDVQELIKMAEQAAPAWEQRPVAERASILTESLERIKEHFFSIAHATMHTTGQSFMMSFQASGPHANDRALEAIAMGYSELQRYPSAQTWEKPMGKFTIKLNKNFKAIPKGIGLVIGCSTFPIWNSVPGIYADLITGNPVIVKPHPKAVLPIAIVVSLIQEVLEANGLSPYLCQLAVDSSSDLITKTLSEQPAVKIIDYTGGSSFGNYVESLPGKTVFTEKAGVNSVIIDSAKDLDAVMQNLAFSVCLYSGQMCTAPQNFFIPATGIKTAAGTVSFDEAVNKLKSAVEGIVTNPKMAAGTLGAIQNEVTCNRVEQTQKQGAKVVLASSKVENPEYPKARTVSPLILEVNAADQDIFEQELFGPIALIIKTNDTDHSIQLAQQMAHQHGAITCAAYTTDPVMHEKIETAMNRVFAPVSFNLTGFIWVNQHAAFSDFHVTGGNPAGNASFTNEEFIIKRFVWVGNRSLADA from the coding sequence ATGCTAGTTGAAAAACACCAAAACATTATCGATAACGCGGTTAAAGCCAACCACGAAAGAACTTTTTTCGCGCAATACCCCGAACATCCTAAAGCCTATGGCGAAGATGCCCCGGCAAAAGGGGAACAAGAGTTTAAAAGTTTACTGAATCAGCCTTTCGAAAAATTAAAGCAGAAAGTTATAACCGGTTGGACAGGGGAAGAAGTTTCTCCCTACACACAGGAACCGCTCGGCATTACTTACCCTACCATGGATGTCCAAGAGCTGATCAAGATGGCCGAACAGGCCGCGCCAGCTTGGGAACAAAGACCCGTGGCCGAAAGGGCCAGTATTTTAACGGAAAGCCTGGAGCGGATCAAGGAACATTTTTTCTCGATAGCCCATGCTACGATGCATACAACGGGTCAATCGTTCATGATGAGTTTCCAGGCTTCGGGGCCACATGCTAATGACAGGGCGCTAGAGGCAATCGCTATGGGATATAGCGAATTGCAACGTTACCCTTCAGCGCAAACTTGGGAAAAACCGATGGGCAAGTTTACCATTAAGCTCAATAAAAATTTTAAAGCGATTCCGAAGGGAATTGGACTGGTAATCGGTTGTTCTACCTTCCCGATATGGAATAGCGTTCCCGGGATATATGCAGACCTCATTACCGGGAACCCGGTAATCGTGAAGCCCCACCCGAAGGCAGTATTACCGATAGCCATCGTGGTTAGTTTGATACAGGAAGTATTGGAAGCCAACGGTTTAAGTCCATACCTCTGCCAATTAGCGGTAGATAGCAGCAGCGATTTGATTACGAAGACATTATCAGAGCAGCCCGCCGTTAAAATCATCGATTATACAGGGGGAAGCAGTTTCGGCAATTATGTAGAATCCTTGCCCGGCAAAACTGTATTCACGGAAAAAGCAGGTGTAAATTCAGTAATCATCGATAGCGCCAAGGACCTGGATGCCGTGATGCAAAACCTGGCCTTCTCCGTTTGCTTGTATAGCGGGCAAATGTGTACCGCCCCGCAAAATTTCTTCATCCCGGCTACCGGCATCAAAACAGCCGCTGGAACGGTGAGCTTTGATGAGGCGGTGAACAAACTTAAAAGCGCCGTGGAAGGGATCGTAACGAATCCGAAGATGGCCGCAGGCACCTTGGGGGCAATTCAAAACGAAGTGACTTGCAACAGGGTAGAACAGACCCAAAAGCAAGGAGCTAAAGTAGTGTTGGCCAGCAGCAAGGTAGAGAACCCTGAATATCCTAAAGCAAGGACGGTATCCCCATTGATTTTAGAAGTTAATGCCGCGGATCAAGATATTTTTGAGCAAGAATTATTCGGGCCTATTGCCTTGATTATAAAAACGAATGATACCGATCATTCAATCCAATTAGCGCAACAAATGGCACATCAACATGGAGCCATTACCTGTGCGGCATACACAACGGATCCCGTTATGCACGAAAAGATAGAAACGGCGATGAACCGAGTATTTGCACCGGTTTCATTTAACTTAACAGGGTTTATCTGGGTAAACCAGCACGCCGCATTTTCAGATTTCCATGTTACGGGAGGTAATCCAGCCGGGAACGCATCCTTTACCAACGAAGAATTTATCATTAAACGCTTCGTATGGGTTGGAAACCGCAGCTTAGCCGATGCATAA
- a CDS encoding YceI family protein, with the protein MRSNSSTILIIILALGIFGAACQQVPKADNAVVTEASPDTTTVEESGTIYKIDTSTSSLVWIGTKPTGEHKGTFNILDGQLILQDSTIIGGNIKISISSLQNVDLSDKDDMRGQLETELKGPNFFDISKFPLSTFVITEVTPFTPAMANENTILLKDATHMVKGNLTLKDSTRSIAFPAKISITPDQVLAQANFNMDRTKWGMKYRADKSLQDKLINSQVNISLSIVAKR; encoded by the coding sequence ATGAGGAGCAATAGCAGTACAATACTTATTATCATTTTAGCCCTTGGTATTTTCGGCGCCGCTTGCCAGCAAGTGCCCAAGGCTGATAATGCCGTAGTTACGGAAGCCAGCCCCGATACAACCACCGTTGAAGAAAGCGGCACCATCTACAAGATCGATACTTCAACGAGCAGCTTGGTCTGGATCGGCACGAAACCGACGGGCGAGCATAAGGGTACTTTTAATATCTTGGATGGACAGCTAATATTGCAGGACAGCACAATTATTGGGGGAAATATAAAAATTTCCATCAGCTCCCTGCAAAACGTGGATCTTTCTGATAAAGATGATATGCGCGGCCAGTTGGAAACCGAGTTAAAGGGGCCCAACTTCTTCGATATCTCTAAGTTCCCGCTATCAACATTTGTGATAACGGAAGTCACTCCTTTCACACCCGCGATGGCTAATGAGAATACGATTTTGCTGAAAGATGCCACGCATATGGTAAAAGGAAACCTGACCCTTAAGGATTCTACCCGGAGTATAGCGTTCCCTGCCAAGATCAGCATCACACCGGACCAGGTGCTGGCGCAGGCAAACTTTAATATGGATAGGACCAAGTGGGGAATGAAATACCGGGCAGACAAATCCTTGCAAGACAAATTGATCAATTCCCAGGTAAATATTAGCCTCAGCATCGTTGCCAAACGTTAG